From the genome of Virgibacillus siamensis, one region includes:
- the rplS gene encoding 50S ribosomal protein L19 — MQKLIEEVTKDQLRTDHPDFRPGDTVKVHVKVVEGSRERIQVFEGVVIKRQNGGISETFTVRKLSYGVGVERTFPLHSPRVAKIEVSRRGIVRRAKLYYLRNLRGKAARIKERR; from the coding sequence ATGCAAAAACTGATTGAAGAAGTCACAAAAGATCAGCTTCGCACGGATCATCCTGATTTCCGTCCGGGAGATACTGTAAAAGTTCATGTGAAAGTTGTTGAAGGTTCACGTGAGCGTATTCAGGTCTTCGAAGGTGTTGTTATTAAGCGGCAAAACGGCGGAATCAGTGAAACATTTACAGTAAGAAAACTATCTTACGGTGTTGGTGTTGAACGTACATTTCCGTTGCATTCACCTCGAGTTGCAAAGATTGAAGTTTCCCGTCGTGGAATTGTTCGACGCGCTAAACTGTACTATCTTCGCAATCTGCGTGGTAAAGCAGCACGTATCAAAGAACGTCGATAG
- the lepB gene encoding signal peptidase I, producing the protein MEKRKSEWFEWIKALLIAFALIFVVRTFFFAPIVVDGPSMMPTLHDGDQMIINKIIYDINEPERFDIVVFHASDKKDFIKRVIGVPGDHVAVKNDVLFINGKKVKEPFLSRMKQGENTYTDDFKLEDIPGGYKKIPEGYVLVLGDNRGNSTDSRILGLISMDQIVGKASLIYWPFDRLQIMNY; encoded by the coding sequence ATGGAAAAACGGAAAAGTGAGTGGTTTGAGTGGATAAAGGCATTATTAATCGCTTTTGCGTTAATTTTTGTTGTACGAACGTTCTTTTTTGCTCCAATAGTAGTTGACGGTCCATCCATGATGCCAACACTACATGATGGGGATCAAATGATCATCAATAAAATTATTTATGATATTAATGAACCGGAACGATTCGACATCGTCGTTTTCCATGCTTCCGATAAGAAAGATTTTATTAAACGGGTTATCGGTGTCCCCGGTGATCATGTAGCAGTTAAGAATGACGTACTGTTTATAAACGGTAAGAAGGTAAAAGAACCGTTTTTGTCGAGAATGAAGCAAGGAGAAAATACATATACCGATGATTTTAAGCTGGAAGATATCCCCGGGGGTTATAAAAAGATTCCTGAAGGATATGTACTGGTATTAGGTGATAACCGAGGCAATTCAACTGATAGTCGTATATTGGGACTTATATCCATGGATCAGATTGTTGGTAAAGCAAGCCTGATATACTGGCCGTTTGATCGGCTGCAAATTATGAATTATTAG
- the ylqF gene encoding ribosome biogenesis GTPase YlqF, giving the protein MTIQWFPGHMAKARREAEEKLKLVDFVMELVDARAPFSSQNPMLQQLLHQKPKMMVLMKKDLADPRETEKWIRYFKANDIPAVAINVNEKEDINEVIRLGKELSQAKMDRLKDKGIRPRPARAMILGIPNVGKSSLINRLANKKIAKIGDKPGVTKQQLWIKVKNDFELLDTPGILWPKFEDEQVGYRLAAIGTIKDKLLSMQDIVAFVITYMQKHYPDQLLERYAIRPEMEDMWEIFVSIGKQRGALESGGNVNFDKVSDLVIRDLRTGRLGNITLETPEQK; this is encoded by the coding sequence ATGACGATACAATGGTTTCCCGGACATATGGCAAAAGCGAGACGAGAAGCAGAAGAAAAATTGAAACTGGTGGATTTTGTAATGGAGTTGGTCGATGCCCGTGCACCATTCTCCTCCCAAAATCCAATGCTTCAGCAATTACTGCATCAAAAACCGAAAATGATGGTTCTGATGAAGAAAGATTTGGCTGATCCTCGTGAAACGGAAAAATGGATCCGTTATTTTAAAGCGAACGATATCCCCGCGGTTGCTATAAACGTTAATGAAAAAGAGGATATTAATGAAGTAATCCGACTTGGTAAAGAATTAAGTCAAGCGAAGATGGACCGTCTTAAGGATAAGGGCATCCGTCCAAGACCTGCCCGGGCAATGATTTTAGGGATTCCCAATGTCGGAAAGTCGTCCCTGATTAACAGGCTGGCGAATAAAAAAATCGCCAAAATCGGTGATAAACCTGGTGTGACCAAACAACAATTGTGGATTAAGGTGAAAAATGACTTTGAACTGCTGGACACGCCGGGCATATTATGGCCAAAATTCGAAGATGAGCAAGTTGGCTACCGATTAGCTGCTATTGGTACAATTAAGGATAAATTGCTTTCCATGCAGGATATAGTGGCATTTGTTATTACGTATATGCAAAAGCATTACCCGGACCAGTTACTGGAGCGTTATGCCATTCGTCCTGAAATGGAAGATATGTGGGAGATATTCGTTTCAATTGGTAAACAGCGCGGCGCATTGGAAAGTGGTGGAAACGTTAATTTTGATAAAGTTTCCGACCTGGTTATACGCGATCTCAGAACCGGCAGATTAGGAAACATAACGCTGGAAACTCCAGAACAGAAATGA
- a CDS encoding ribonuclease HII, protein MEQKSIAVIKQLLESDNITDTFINELRTDERKGIKKLIERYERKKQKELELEDRYKRMCWFEQKNYAKSHRFIAGMDEAGRGPLAGPVVAAAVILPEDFKLLGLNDSKQLNEATRNSFFSIIKEQAVSYGISIVDCKEIDRVNIYKATKLAMYRAIGELDPVPDHILIDAVNLDQLPCSSESITKGDQKSVSIAAASVLAKVTRDTYMRKLHNAYPEYDFASNMGYGTKHHLEMIREHGVTPYHRKSFGPVRQAVR, encoded by the coding sequence GTGGAACAAAAGTCAATTGCAGTTATCAAACAGCTGCTTGAAAGTGACAATATCACGGATACATTTATTAATGAATTGCGTACAGATGAACGTAAAGGCATAAAAAAACTGATTGAACGCTATGAACGAAAAAAGCAGAAAGAACTGGAATTAGAAGACCGTTATAAGCGAATGTGCTGGTTTGAACAGAAAAATTATGCAAAGTCACATCGTTTTATTGCGGGAATGGATGAAGCAGGGCGTGGCCCGCTTGCAGGTCCCGTAGTGGCAGCTGCTGTCATTTTGCCGGAGGACTTTAAACTGCTTGGTCTGAATGATTCTAAACAGCTGAACGAAGCCACACGTAATTCGTTCTTTTCCATTATAAAAGAACAGGCTGTCAGTTACGGAATATCAATTGTCGACTGTAAGGAAATCGATCGGGTTAATATCTATAAAGCTACGAAACTGGCAATGTATCGTGCGATAGGCGAACTTGACCCTGTTCCTGATCATATTCTGATTGATGCAGTCAACCTTGATCAGCTTCCCTGTTCATCTGAATCGATTACGAAAGGTGATCAAAAAAGTGTTTCCATTGCCGCCGCGAGCGTCCTTGCGAAAGTTACACGCGATACATATATGAGAAAACTGCATAATGCGTATCCCGAGTATGACTTTGCATCTAATATGGGCTATGGCACGAAACATCATCTGGAAATGATTCGGGAACATGGTGTGACACCATACCACCGGAAGTCATTCGGTCCGGTCCGGCAAGCTGTGCGTTAG
- the sucC gene encoding ADP-forming succinate--CoA ligase subunit beta, translated as MNIHEYQGKEILRSYGVNVPNGHVAYTVDEAVDAANKLDGPVKVVKAQIHAGGRGKAGGVKLAKNLDEVRTYANEILGKTLVTHQTGPEGKEVKRLLIEEGCDIKKEYYVGLVLDRATSRVVMMASEEGGTEIEEVAANTPEKIFKEVIDPVVGLSGFQARRLAFNINIPDELIGKAAKFMTSLYTAFVEKDCSIAEINPLVTTGDGQVLALDSKLNFDDNALFRQKDVMELRDLDEEDEKEIEASKYDLSYVALDGNIGCMVNGAGLAMSTMDIIKHYGGEPANFLDVGGGATAEKVTEAFKIILSDEHVKGIFVNIFGGIMKCDVIAEGVVEATKQVGLELPLVVRLEGTNVELGKKILDESGLNITSAGSMADGAEKIVSMVKA; from the coding sequence ATGAACATTCATGAGTATCAAGGCAAAGAGATTTTGCGAAGCTATGGTGTAAATGTTCCGAATGGACATGTTGCATATACGGTTGACGAAGCGGTTGATGCTGCCAATAAACTTGATGGTCCCGTAAAAGTAGTGAAAGCACAAATCCACGCTGGTGGCCGTGGTAAAGCCGGCGGTGTAAAACTTGCCAAAAATCTTGATGAAGTGCGTACATACGCAAATGAAATTTTAGGAAAAACGTTGGTAACACACCAAACCGGACCTGAAGGAAAAGAAGTAAAACGCCTGCTTATCGAAGAAGGATGCGACATCAAGAAAGAATACTATGTTGGTCTGGTACTTGATCGTGCTACTTCCCGTGTAGTTATGATGGCTTCTGAAGAGGGCGGTACAGAAATTGAAGAAGTTGCAGCAAATACACCGGAAAAAATATTTAAAGAGGTTATTGATCCAGTAGTAGGTCTTTCCGGATTCCAAGCTCGCAGACTGGCATTTAATATTAACATTCCTGATGAATTAATCGGTAAAGCCGCGAAATTTATGACAAGCTTGTATACGGCTTTTGTTGAAAAAGATTGTTCTATCGCAGAAATTAACCCGCTGGTTACAACTGGTGATGGTCAGGTGTTAGCGCTTGACTCTAAACTGAACTTTGACGACAATGCGCTGTTCCGTCAAAAAGATGTTATGGAATTACGTGATCTTGACGAGGAAGATGAAAAAGAAATCGAAGCATCCAAATATGATCTAAGCTATGTCGCATTGGATGGAAACATTGGCTGTATGGTTAATGGTGCCGGACTTGCTATGTCTACAATGGACATTATTAAGCATTATGGCGGGGAACCCGCAAACTTCCTGGACGTTGGCGGCGGTGCAACAGCAGAGAAGGTTACAGAAGCATTTAAGATTATTTTGTCCGATGAGCATGTGAAAGGAATCTTTGTCAACATTTTCGGCGGTATCATGAAATGTGACGTTATTGCTGAAGGTGTTGTGGAAGCGACAAAACAAGTCGGCCTTGAACTTCCGCTTGTCGTTCGTTTGGAAGGTACAAATGTTGAATTAGGGAAGAAGATTCTGGATGAATCCGGTCTGAATATTACTTCTGCAGGATCAATGGCTGATGGTGCAGAAAAAATCGTCTCCATGGTTAAAGCATAA
- the sucD gene encoding succinate--CoA ligase subunit alpha yields the protein MSVYVNKDTKVIVQGITGGTAKFHTKQMLDYGTKIVGGVTPKKGGSEVEGVPVFNTVKEAVDATGATASVIYVPAPFAADAILEAVDAELDLAICITEHIPVMDMVKVKRYMEGKKTRLVGPNCPGVITADECKIGIMPGYIHKKGHIGVVSRSGTLTYEAVHQLSEEGYGQTTAVGIGGDPVNGTNFIDVLSAFNDDPETEAVVMIGEIGGTAEEEAAEWVKANMKKPVIGFIGGATAPPGKRMGHAGAIISGGKGTADEKIRVMNECGIKVAETPAEIGETMIGVLKENNLDEKCKTH from the coding sequence ATGAGTGTATATGTAAATAAAGATACAAAAGTTATTGTCCAGGGAATTACTGGCGGTACTGCCAAATTCCATACAAAACAAATGCTTGATTACGGTACAAAAATCGTTGGTGGTGTAACACCGAAAAAAGGCGGATCTGAAGTGGAAGGAGTACCTGTATTTAATACAGTAAAAGAAGCTGTGGATGCAACAGGCGCTACTGCTTCCGTTATTTATGTTCCTGCCCCATTTGCAGCAGATGCTATTCTTGAAGCAGTGGACGCGGAACTGGATCTGGCAATCTGTATCACGGAACACATTCCGGTTATGGATATGGTAAAAGTAAAACGTTACATGGAAGGGAAGAAAACCCGTCTGGTAGGTCCAAACTGCCCTGGTGTTATTACAGCAGATGAATGTAAAATTGGTATCATGCCAGGATACATTCATAAAAAAGGACATATCGGTGTTGTTTCCCGTTCTGGTACATTGACTTATGAAGCAGTACATCAATTATCCGAAGAAGGCTATGGCCAAACAACTGCTGTTGGTATCGGCGGCGACCCTGTAAATGGCACGAACTTCATTGATGTTCTTTCAGCATTCAATGACGATCCGGAAACAGAAGCAGTCGTTATGATTGGCGAAATTGGCGGTACTGCTGAGGAAGAAGCGGCTGAATGGGTGAAAGCCAATATGAAGAAACCTGTAATTGGCTTTATTGGCGGCGCTACAGCACCTCCAGGCAAACGCATGGGTCATGCTGGTGCAATTATTTCCGGCGGTAAAGGTACTGCTGATGAGAAAATCCGTGTTATGAATGAATGCGGAATTAAGGTTGCCGAAACACCTGCTGAGATTGGTGAAACCATGATTGGTGTTCTGAAAGAAAATAACCTGGATGAAAAATGTAAAACCCACTAA
- the dprA gene encoding DNA-processing protein DprA, giving the protein MITLVDEDYPIVLKTIKDAPLVLYALGDTGLLNKFPLLSVIGTRNPSQDALSKMEKFVVPLVRKNWVIVSGMATGIDSMAHQQALKYNGHTIAVLGGGFHHIYPKHNILLFKQICESGLVLSEYPPDLPPQRYHFPERNRIISGLSFGTLVIEATERSGTLITVDQALDQGREVYAVPGNPLRLQSIGCHKMIQDGAKLVQEPEDIMEDWERMELNYKSLGLG; this is encoded by the coding sequence GTGATTACTTTAGTTGACGAAGACTATCCCATTGTGTTAAAAACTATTAAAGATGCGCCTCTTGTCCTGTATGCCCTGGGAGACACCGGATTATTGAATAAGTTTCCTTTATTAAGTGTGATTGGAACACGCAACCCATCACAGGATGCATTGTCCAAAATGGAGAAATTCGTTGTTCCGCTCGTCCGCAAAAATTGGGTAATTGTTAGTGGAATGGCAACTGGAATTGACAGTATGGCACATCAACAGGCTCTTAAATATAATGGACATACCATTGCGGTATTAGGCGGTGGGTTCCATCATATCTATCCTAAACATAATATCTTATTATTCAAACAAATATGTGAAAGCGGTCTTGTATTATCGGAATATCCCCCCGATTTGCCGCCTCAGCGTTATCATTTCCCTGAGAGGAACCGAATTATCAGCGGTCTCAGTTTCGGGACACTGGTTATCGAGGCAACTGAACGAAGTGGTACGCTTATTACGGTTGATCAGGCATTGGATCAGGGAAGAGAAGTATATGCTGTTCCGGGGAACCCATTACGGCTTCAATCAATAGGATGTCATAAAATGATTCAGGATGGGGCGAAACTGGTACAGGAACCAGAGGATATAATGGAGGATTGGGAACGGATGGAGTTGAATTACAAATCGCTTGGATTGGGTTAG
- the topA gene encoding type I DNA topoisomerase has protein sequence MSDYLVIVESPAKAKTIERYLGKKYKVKASMGHVRDLPKSQTGVDTENNFKPKYITIRGKGDVLKDLKKSAKKAKKIYLAADPDREGEAIAWHLAYALGVDENSDCRVVFNEITKDAIKESFKHPRSIDNDLVDAQQARRILDRLVGYNISPLLWKKVKKGLSAGRVQSVAVKLIIDREKEIENFKPEEYWSIEANFLKEKETFEGSFYGLNGKKHELKTESDVNAIMKQMKGKSFTVDKVNKRERKRNPAQPFTTSSLQQEAARKLNFRAKKTMMVAQQLYEGIDLGKKSGGITGLITYMRTDSTRISDTAKQEAKGYIEEKYGKNYLSYYKKSKKKEGAQDAHEAVRPTSVMRDPKSLKPILSNDQYKLYKLVWERFLASQMAPAVMDTMTVHLTNNGVEFRATGSKIKFKGFMKVYVESSDDKKKDENKYLPELSEGSTVEAQDITPNQHFTQPPPRYTEARLVRTMEELGIGRPSTYAPTLDTIQRRNYVSIDNKRFVPTELGGIVIDILEEFFPEIINVDFTVKLEGDLDSIEEGKTEWVKLLDDFYGNFSKRLEVAEKEMEKIEIRDEPAGITCENCGHEMVYKMGRYGKFLACSNFPECRNTKPILKEIGVKCPKCKEGNVVERKSKKRRTFYGCDRFPECDFVSWDKPISRPCPKCESLLVEKKSKKETRIQCTNCDYRENAQT, from the coding sequence ATGTCAGATTACCTGGTGATCGTTGAGTCGCCTGCTAAGGCAAAAACGATCGAACGCTATTTAGGAAAAAAATATAAAGTGAAGGCATCCATGGGGCATGTCAGAGACCTGCCAAAAAGCCAAACGGGTGTTGATACTGAAAATAATTTTAAACCGAAATATATTACAATACGCGGGAAAGGCGATGTTCTGAAAGATTTAAAAAAGTCAGCAAAGAAAGCAAAGAAAATTTACCTTGCTGCCGACCCCGACAGAGAAGGCGAGGCAATTGCCTGGCACCTGGCATATGCACTTGGGGTTGATGAAAATTCCGACTGTCGTGTCGTATTTAATGAAATCACCAAAGATGCAATTAAGGAATCATTTAAACATCCCCGATCAATAGATAATGACCTTGTTGATGCACAACAGGCAAGACGAATTTTGGACCGTCTGGTGGGCTATAACATCAGTCCCCTGCTTTGGAAGAAAGTAAAGAAAGGGTTAAGTGCAGGACGGGTTCAGTCAGTTGCTGTCAAATTAATTATTGACCGCGAAAAGGAAATAGAGAACTTTAAGCCGGAAGAATATTGGTCCATTGAAGCAAATTTCCTGAAAGAGAAGGAAACATTCGAGGGTTCATTTTACGGTTTAAATGGTAAAAAGCACGAATTAAAAACAGAGTCAGACGTTAATGCCATTATGAAACAAATGAAAGGTAAGTCGTTCACAGTTGATAAAGTGAATAAACGTGAACGAAAAAGGAATCCTGCCCAACCTTTCACTACCTCATCATTGCAGCAGGAAGCTGCACGGAAATTAAATTTCCGCGCCAAAAAGACCATGATGGTTGCACAGCAATTATATGAAGGTATAGATCTTGGGAAAAAGTCGGGAGGTATTACCGGTTTAATTACGTACATGCGTACTGATTCAACCCGTATTTCCGATACTGCAAAACAGGAAGCAAAAGGATACATTGAGGAAAAATACGGCAAAAACTATCTCAGCTATTACAAGAAGAGCAAGAAAAAAGAAGGTGCTCAGGATGCACACGAGGCAGTCCGGCCAACATCTGTTATGCGTGACCCAAAATCATTAAAACCCATTTTGTCGAATGATCAATATAAATTGTATAAACTCGTATGGGAACGATTTTTGGCAAGTCAAATGGCGCCTGCTGTGATGGACACAATGACCGTACACTTAACAAATAATGGCGTTGAATTTAGAGCAACAGGGTCGAAAATCAAGTTTAAAGGTTTTATGAAGGTATATGTGGAAAGTTCGGATGACAAGAAGAAGGATGAAAATAAATATCTACCGGAACTTTCAGAAGGGTCAACGGTGGAAGCACAAGACATCACGCCTAATCAGCATTTCACTCAGCCGCCGCCAAGGTATACAGAAGCAAGACTTGTCCGAACGATGGAAGAACTGGGAATTGGGCGTCCATCAACATACGCTCCAACCTTGGACACGATTCAGAGGCGTAACTATGTTAGCATTGACAATAAACGTTTTGTTCCAACAGAGCTAGGTGGAATTGTAATTGATATATTGGAAGAATTTTTCCCGGAAATCATTAATGTGGATTTCACCGTGAAACTTGAGGGTGATTTGGATTCAATTGAAGAGGGAAAAACAGAGTGGGTAAAATTGCTGGATGATTTCTATGGTAATTTCAGTAAACGGCTGGAAGTTGCCGAGAAAGAAATGGAAAAGATTGAAATTCGCGATGAACCTGCAGGAATCACTTGTGAGAATTGCGGTCACGAAATGGTTTATAAAATGGGCAGGTACGGCAAATTCCTGGCTTGCTCCAATTTTCCGGAATGTCGCAATACGAAGCCAATCCTGAAAGAAATTGGTGTTAAATGTCCAAAATGCAAAGAAGGCAATGTTGTTGAACGTAAGTCTAAAAAGCGAAGGACATTTTACGGATGTGATCGTTTTCCTGAATGTGACTTTGTATCATGGGATAAGCCAATCTCCAGGCCGTGTCCGAAATGTGAATCATTGCTTGTTGAGAAAAAGAGTAAAAAAGAAACCCGTATCCAATGTACAAATTGTGATTACAGGGAAAACGCTCAAACATAA
- the xerC gene encoding tyrosine recombinase XerC — MNTFKAYCEAFVEYLQIEKNASPYTVKYYVKDLENFFDFLNAEGVAGLEQVDTKVVRVYLTNLHDHKLSRRTVSRKISSLRSFYKFLEREDYVKTNPFLQIKLPKASKPIPGFLFQEELKKLFEVSDLTDPLGQRDQAILETFYATGLRVSECQGLRLKDIDFSVGTMFIKGKGNKERYIPFGRFAEIALETYIHDGRNRLLQKCRDTPDYVFLNAKGKPLTARGMRLVLNKMVERAALTVHVHPHKLRHTFATHLLNEGADLRGVQELLGHENLSATQIYTHVTKDRLRSVYMNSHPRASGHNSVQRGDHRGE, encoded by the coding sequence TTGAATACTTTTAAAGCATATTGTGAAGCTTTTGTTGAATACCTGCAAATCGAAAAAAATGCTTCGCCCTATACCGTTAAATATTATGTGAAAGATTTAGAAAACTTTTTTGACTTTTTAAATGCAGAAGGGGTTGCAGGACTGGAACAGGTTGATACCAAAGTTGTCCGTGTTTACTTGACAAATTTGCACGATCATAAGCTGAGCAGGCGCACTGTATCCAGAAAAATTTCCAGTCTCCGAAGCTTTTATAAGTTTCTGGAGAGGGAAGACTATGTGAAAACGAATCCCTTTTTACAAATAAAACTTCCAAAAGCCAGTAAACCGATTCCTGGGTTTTTATTTCAGGAGGAATTAAAGAAGTTGTTTGAAGTTAGTGATTTAACGGATCCTTTAGGGCAAAGAGACCAGGCAATTTTGGAAACTTTCTATGCGACAGGATTACGTGTCAGCGAATGCCAGGGTTTACGGCTGAAAGATATTGATTTTTCTGTTGGCACCATGTTTATTAAAGGTAAAGGGAATAAGGAACGTTATATTCCATTTGGACGTTTCGCCGAAATTGCCCTTGAAACTTACATACATGATGGAAGGAATCGACTTTTGCAAAAATGCCGGGACACACCCGATTATGTATTTCTGAATGCAAAAGGAAAACCGCTGACTGCCAGAGGAATGCGATTGGTTCTTAACAAGATGGTGGAACGAGCGGCTTTAACCGTGCACGTCCACCCGCATAAACTCCGTCATACATTTGCAACACATCTGCTGAATGAAGGAGCGGATTTGCGAGGGGTACAGGAGCTGCTGGGACATGAGAATCTGTCAGCAACACAAATATACACACATGTGACGAAAGATCGTTTGCGAAGTGTATATATGAATAGCCATCCCAGAGCGAGTGGCCATAATTCTGTTCAAAGAGGTGATCATCGTGGCGAATGA
- the hslV gene encoding ATP-dependent protease subunit HslV: protein MANEFHATTIFAIQHKGQCAMSGDGQVTLGNAVVMKHKARKVRTLFNGKVLAGFAGSVADAFTLFEKFEGKLEAFDGNLARASVELAQEWRSDKVLRKLEAMLIVMNKEKMFLVSGTGEVIEPDDGILAIGSGGNYALSAGRALVRYSNDLTAKDIARAALEVAGEICVYTNDRITLEVID from the coding sequence GTGGCGAATGAATTTCATGCCACAACTATTTTTGCCATTCAGCATAAAGGACAATGTGCCATGAGTGGCGATGGTCAGGTTACATTGGGAAATGCTGTAGTCATGAAACATAAAGCCCGAAAAGTACGTACTTTATTCAACGGGAAAGTTTTAGCGGGATTTGCCGGTTCCGTCGCAGATGCTTTTACGCTTTTTGAGAAATTTGAAGGGAAGCTGGAGGCATTCGATGGAAATCTGGCAAGAGCATCTGTTGAATTAGCGCAAGAATGGCGTAGTGATAAAGTACTTCGGAAGCTGGAAGCAATGCTGATTGTCATGAATAAGGAAAAGATGTTTCTGGTTTCCGGGACCGGTGAAGTAATTGAGCCTGATGACGGGATACTCGCAATTGGCTCGGGTGGAAATTATGCATTGAGTGCCGGAAGGGCTTTAGTCAGATATTCAAATGATTTAACCGCGAAAGACATTGCCCGGGCGGCACTTGAGGTTGCCGGTGAAATATGTGTCTATACGAATGATCGTATAACATTAGAGGTAATTGATTAA
- the hslU gene encoding HslU--HslV peptidase ATPase subunit, with product MAIDYTPKQIVGQLDKYIIGQNNAKKSVAVALRNRYRRMKLDDSIKEEIVPKNILMIGPTGVGKTEVARRLAKLVGAPFVKVEATKFTEVGYVGRDVESMVRDLVEMSLRMVKEEKMHEVEGQAEKEANKQLVKMLVPQAKKQNNMKNPFEMLFPGQSEENDDEAEPKDEEIKNKRNRIEHQLALGELEDHIVTVEIEETPPSMFDMLQGSGMEQMGMNMQDAFGQFMPKKKKKRKLSVSEARKVLTQQEAQKLVDMEEASQEAIQRAEQSGIIFIDEIDKVAAKQDNSANVSREGVQRDILPIVEGSTIVTKQGPVKTDHMLFIAAGAFHMAKPSDLIPELQGRFPIRVELDKLSVDDFKRILKEPSNALLKQYTALLKTEGINVIFTDEAIDRLAEIAYEVNQETDNIGARRLHTILEKLLEDLSFEAPDINMEKIDITGDYVDKKLSTIVKNKDLSQFIL from the coding sequence ATGGCAATTGATTACACTCCAAAACAAATTGTGGGTCAATTAGATAAATATATAATTGGTCAGAACAATGCCAAGAAATCAGTGGCTGTTGCACTGCGAAATCGCTATCGGCGTATGAAACTGGATGATTCCATTAAGGAAGAGATCGTCCCGAAAAACATCCTTATGATAGGACCGACAGGAGTAGGTAAAACAGAGGTTGCCCGACGACTTGCGAAGCTGGTAGGCGCCCCTTTTGTAAAGGTGGAGGCGACAAAGTTTACCGAAGTGGGCTATGTTGGCCGGGATGTGGAATCGATGGTTCGTGATCTCGTTGAAATGTCACTGCGAATGGTCAAGGAAGAGAAAATGCATGAGGTTGAAGGTCAGGCTGAGAAGGAAGCAAATAAGCAGCTTGTCAAAATGCTTGTACCTCAGGCAAAGAAGCAGAACAACATGAAAAACCCATTTGAGATGCTTTTCCCTGGTCAGTCAGAAGAGAATGATGACGAGGCTGAACCGAAAGATGAAGAGATCAAAAACAAACGCAATCGGATTGAACATCAGCTTGCATTGGGTGAACTTGAAGATCATATTGTAACGGTGGAAATCGAGGAAACCCCGCCTTCTATGTTTGATATGCTGCAAGGTTCGGGTATGGAACAAATGGGTATGAATATGCAAGATGCTTTTGGGCAATTTATGCCGAAAAAAAAGAAGAAACGTAAACTTTCTGTATCAGAGGCAAGAAAAGTTTTGACACAGCAGGAAGCACAAAAGCTTGTTGATATGGAAGAGGCATCACAGGAAGCGATACAACGTGCTGAACAATCCGGTATTATCTTTATTGATGAAATCGATAAAGTTGCTGCAAAACAGGATAATTCAGCAAATGTATCACGAGAAGGTGTCCAGCGTGATATCTTACCAATTGTGGAAGGTTCAACAATTGTAACGAAGCAGGGACCGGTGAAAACGGATCATATGCTTTTTATCGCCGCGGGGGCTTTTCATATGGCAAAACCATCTGATTTGATTCCTGAACTGCAGGGGAGATTTCCGATCCGGGTAGAACTGGATAAATTGTCCGTGGATGATTTCAAGCGAATATTGAAGGAACCTTCCAATGCATTGCTTAAACAATATACAGCATTGCTTAAAACTGAAGGTATAAATGTCATTTTTACAGACGAAGCTATAGATAGACTGGCAGAAATTGCATATGAAGTAAATCAGGAAACAGATAACATCGGTGCCAGAAGACTCCATACCATTTTGGAGAAACTTTTGGAAGATTTATCATTCGAAGCACCTGATATAAATATGGAGAAGATTGATATTACCGGTGACTATGTGGATAAAAAATTAAGTACTATTGTAAAAAACAAGGATTTAAGTCAATTTATATTATAA